One Halichondria panicea chromosome 3, odHalPani1.1, whole genome shotgun sequence genomic region harbors:
- the LOC135334158 gene encoding kinase D-interacting substrate of 220 kDa-like: MADVHSAVWAGDLRALRDAIRRGEDVNSVNNWNGWTPLMMAAKYSHTDCIRQLLSSGAVVDLADKRGWTPLIMAASEGHTDSVRQLLSSGAVVDLADEDRCTPLYWAACKGHTDCVRQLLSSGAAVDLANNDGRTPLMKAAREGHTDSVRQLLSSGAVVDLADKNGWTPLYWAASKGHTDCVKELLSSGAVVDLANKVSI; this comes from the exons ATGGCCGACGTACACAGTGCTGTCTGGGCTGGTGACTTGAGAGCTTTGCGAGATGCCATCAGGAGGGGAGAGGATGTCAACAGTGTGAATAATTGG aatgggtggactccactcatgATGGCAGCCAAGTatagtcacactgactgtattagacagctgctctcctcaggagctgTGGTGGACCTcgctgacaag cgtgggtggactccactcatAATGGCAGCCAGTGAAGGTCACACAGACAGTGTTagacagctgctctcctcaggagccgtggtggacctggctgacgag gatagGTGCACTCCACTCTATTGGGCAGCCTGTAAAGGGCACACTGATTGTGTTagacagctgctctcctcaggagccgcggtggacctggctaacaat gatgggcgGACTCCACTTATGAAGGCAGCTAGGGaaggtcacactgacagtgttagacagctgctctcctcaggagccgtggtggacctggctgacaag aatgggtggactccactctATTGGGCAGCCAGTAAAGggcacactgactgtgttaaagagctgctctcctcaggagccgtggtggacctggctaacaaggtgagtatctga
- the LOC135334124 gene encoding transmembrane protein 131-like, which yields MAVAFSPKVDQELNTLLLLRNNLTVFDYVIVQGSGVQGSFAIDSVHPGTEPLMFEFPNSVMENCLAGTVVDPLTDPLKLTKTFRMHNSGSTSITLRIIGLEGGSCEGRGFVISNCNKDITIKPNRSKKIEITFTPDYTLTQVSTTLRLQTSTGNEFLYPLLAILPHQLLAACIALQPRPEWEKTLAWLSVPFWLLVILCLVATVFVQTKFGMRSSSSVSYKTEAKATKGSGEVFDLKKLSKSMDVLSKKVQELGEKSSNQKSESTGQSMKIEVTREPPKPSTDKNTPVSKPKPEPLVTPTTAQEIPTLRHRVVQNKIERKPSSQETITSLQPVPSRSHTAVTSTPKGMSLKIPIAPVIEPSVISPPRTGTDNHTGAREQTQPCTPTTGAPAQLCSSPTKLKRSSEKTIPEKSASKGEIISKTPTETNPSSLPANVRKSKIVRKLKPLKITPDSSPLPPSGRKELERKVSESSIVSSNSDSASTGTDKSEEVKTPSQVVTVVAEVKKPPPPVTKEPNTGQTIHPPDTPESTKVMSPRTELIDKKEPPISTVRMKGKRKPRQQIKKEEKARKKERGRDKEREKEKNTDKTDAKQLVGSFKDSSSSNSTEQLDNDSTPPLEDTVQTETETNVQCVKTTENELNKLLETTIIDVSPNKGNEIPVLVSPAVPSTAIKTGRTTKTTKQETKETFTDSFSRTPDQAATYGTKNISTGKKPSEKIKSPVVEKITQLVEDNLLEHQLKSDENVRQRPQTLHVVPIIRSELIEEPVIVIPMDSDSLVETDGVTHTLLSVDSGKGSSQSLPTSPHELAASLLSNNSAIMRRKQKSDRDKPDDGQEDDDYQLPEQDEQSETEMTKPIEAPLSPQKDESSHNSSDNEFKPPLSTLSLNAEPFYPSPTFAPKSGPSLRADPRKFGPDHNSQPRGPPPGLPPTPDDAHMRPYPEGSYFKRPHPLRGGKSMTPSPPLPYFPEGSHMPYSDYPSLEHHNPMAMDEPYSGPEDFPPMPMGRHSREHYRGRSPMMAPKSGHGRQHMHPNMEAYMHHLCMQRAREYSYRPQGPWDHHHHSHRLQVPPMEEGGVYDQQYLRKRQYIMKLIERERAIAAMERDQPSPLPSLDQMLAPPLLDREDGTIQTSASSPRKTLT from the exons ATGGCGGTTGCTTTCAGCCCTAAAGTAGACCAGGAGTTGAATACGCTGCTTTTGTTGAGGAACAACTTGACTGTGTTTGATTACGTCATTGTGCAGGGGAGTGGGGTTCAGGGTTCATTTGCTATCGACAGTGTCCATCCCGGCACTGAACCTCTCATGTTTGAGTTCCCCAACTCTGTCATGGAGAACTGTCTAG ctggtaCTGTTGTGGACCCGCTAACAGACCCCCTCAAGCTCACCAAGACCTTTAGAATGCATAACTCTGGCTCCACCTCCATCACATTGCGTATCATTGGACTGGAGGGTGGCAGTTGTGAGGGGAGAGGCTTCGTTATCTCTAACTGTAACAAGGACATCACCATTAAACCAAACCGATCAAAGAAAATTGAAATAAC GTTCACTCCAGATTACACACTGACCCAAGTCTCCACCACTCTACGATTACAAACCTCCACTGGCAACGAGTTCCTCTACCCTCTACTAGCCATCCTCCCCCACCAACTATTAGCGGCGTGTATTGCCTTACAGCCTCGGCCCGAATGGGAGAAAACACTGGCCTGGTTGTCTGTACCGTTTTGGCTGCTTGTGATACTCTGCCTTGTAGCTACAGTATTCGTGCAGACCAAGTTCGGAATGAGGAGCAGTAGTTCTGTGTCCTATAAAACTGAGGCGAAAGCAACGAAAGGCTCCGGAGAAGTATTCGATTTGAAGAAGTTGTCAAAGTCTATGGATGTGCTGTCCAAGAAGGTCCAGGAATTAGGAGAGAAAAG TTCTAACCAGAAGTCTGAGTCCACTGGTCAATCTATGAAAATTGAAGTAACTCGAGAGCCTCCTAAACCCTCTACCGATAAGAACACTCCCGTATCTAAACCTAAGCCTGAGCCGCTAGTAACCCCCACTACTGCTCAAGAAATACCCACTCTCAGACATCGTGTGGTACAAAACAAGATCGAGAGAAAACCATCATCACAGGAAACTATCACCTCATTGCAACCTGTTCCGTCTAGATCACACACGGCTGTTACTTCCACGCCGAAGGGAATGTCCCTCAAGATCCCCATTGCTCCTGTTATTGAGCCGAGTGTCATCTCCCCACCTAGAACAGGCACGGACAATCACACTGGAGCTAGAGAGCAGACCCAACCTTGTACTCCAACTACCGGTGCACCAGCGCAACTCTGCTCATCCCCTACCAAACTGAAGCGTAGCAGCGAGAAAACCATCCCCGAAAAAAGCGCGTCCAAAGGCGAGATCATTTCAAAAACACCCACGGAAACTAATCCGAGCTCTCTACCAGCGAATGTGAGAAAATCAAAAATCGTACGAAAATTGAAGCCTCTAAAGATAACGCCTGATAGTTCACCCCTCCCCCCGTCCGGACGGAAGGAGCTGGAGAGGAAGGTCTCGGAGAGTAGCATTGTTTCTAGCAACAGTGATTCGGCATCTACGGGTACCGACAAGTCGGAGGAAGTGAAAACACCTAGCCAG gtgGTAACTGTGGTAGCTGAAGTGAAGAAGCCTCCACCACCTGTCACCAAGGAGCCCAACACTGGCCAAACCATCCATCCTCCCGACACGCCCgagagtacaaaggtcatgtCACCAAGAACAGAACTGATCGACAAAAAAGAACCGCCAATTAGTACCGTTCGAATGAAAGGAAAGAGGAAACCTCGACAACAGATCAAAAAAGAGGAGAAAGCTCGTAAAaaggagagagggagagacaAAGAACGAGAGAAAGAAAAGAATACGGACAAAACAGACGCTAAGCAACTAGTTGGTTCATTTAAAGATTCCTCTTCGTCTAATTCCACTGAGCAACTTGACAACGACAGCACACCTCCTCTTGAAGATACGGTAcaaactgaaactgaaaccAACGTGCAATGTGTCAAAACTACTGAGAATGAACTCAATAAACTATTAGAGACGACTATTATCGACGTATCCCCAAACAAGGGCAATGAAATACCGGTACTCGTGTCCCCAGCTGTTCCCAGTACTGCCATCAAGACTGGTCGTACAACTAAGACCACAAAACAAGAAACTAAAGAGACGTTCACTGACTCGTTTTCAAGAACACCAGATCAAGCCGCCACTTACGGTACTAAGAATATCAGTACTGGCAAAAAACCTTCCGAGAAAATTAAATCACCCGTTGTTGAGAAGATCACACAACTAGTTGAGGACAATCTTCTCGAACACCAGCTGAAATCAGATGAGAACGTTAGACAGCGGCCACAAACTCTGCATGTTGTACCTATCATAAGGAGCGAGTTGATTGAAGAACCTGTTATCGTAATTCCAATGGACTCTGATAGCTTGGTTGAAACGGATGGTGTGACACATACTCTACTCAGTGTGGACTCTGGTAAAGGCAGTTCTCAGAGTCTGCCCACTTCTCCTCACGAGCTGGCTGCTTCTTTACTCTCCAATAACTCGGCCATTATGCGTAGGAAGCAGAAGAGCGATCGTGACAAACCTGACGATGGACAGGAAGATGATGACTACCAACTCCCGGAACAAGACGAGCAAAGTGAAACTGAAATGACGAAACCAATTGAAGCACCACTGAGTCCACAGAAAGATGAATCTTCTCATAATTCAAGCGACAATGAGTTCAAGCCGCCTCTATCTACACTCTCCCTGAACGCAGAACCATTTTATCCATCTCCAACTTTTGCACCGAAATCTGGCCCAAGTCTACGAGCAGATCCGAGGAAATTTGGTCCCGACCACAACTCCCAGCCCAGAGGACCACCCCCTGGTTTACCACCAACTCCTGATGATGCCCACATGCGTCCCTACCCTGAGGGGTCGTACTTTAAGAGACCACATCCGTTACGAGGAGGCAAATCGATGACCCCCTCACCACCTTTACCGTATTTCCCCGAGGGATCGCATATGCCGTACAGTGACTATCCCTCACTTGAACACCACAATCCAATGGCAATGGACGAACCGTACAGTGGGCCTGAGGACTTCCCACCGATGCCTATGGGGCGTCATAGTCGAGAGCACTATCGTGGTCGCTCACCAATGATGGCACCAAAGAGCGGACATGGCAGACAACACATGCATCCGAATATGGAAGCGTATATGCATCACCTGTGCATGCAGAGAGCACGAGAGTACAGCTATCGTCCACAAGGACCGTGGGACCACCACCATCACTCACACAGGCTCCAAGTGCCACCCATGGAGGAGGGGGGAGTATATGACCAGCAGTATTTGAGAAAGAGACAATACATTATGAAACTTATTGAACGGGAAAGAGCTATTGCTGCTATGGAAAGAGATCAACCTAGTCCCCTGCCAAGTTTGGACCAGATGTTAGCCCCTCCTCTATTGGATCGAGAGGATGGGACAATCCAGACTTCAGCGAGCAGTCCCCGGAAGACCCTGACTTGA
- the LOC135333168 gene encoding dynein heavy chain-like, translating into MCCGIFCLFDFRPGVCIPQEPTVSSINSSTCAVEYSVSLISDQCVCVPQEPTVSYINSSTCAVEYSVSFISDQCVCVPQEPTVSSINSSSCAVEYSVSLISDQCVCVPQEPTVSYINSSTCAVEYSVSLISDQCVCVPQEPTVSYINSSTCAVEYSVSFISDQCVCVPQEPTVSLINSSTCAVEYSVSLISDQCVCVPQEPTVSYINSSTCAVEYSVSFISDQCVCVPQEPTVSLINSSTCAVEYSVSLISDQCVCVPQEPTVSYINSSTCAVEYSVSFISDQCVCVPQEPTVSLINSSTCAVEYSVSLISDQCVCVPQEPTVSYINSSSCAVEYSVSLISDQCVCVPQEPTVSSINSSTCAVEYSVSFISDQCVCVPQEPTVSSINSSSCAVEYFVSLISDQCVRTSRTNSKLH; encoded by the exons atgtgctgtggaatattctgtctctttgatttcagacca ggtgtGTGcatacctcaagaaccaacagtaagctccattaatagttctacatgtgctgtggaatactctgtctctttgatttcagaccagtgtgtgtgcgtacctcaagaaccaacagtaagctacattaatagttctacatgtgctgtggaatattctgtctcttttatttcagaccagtgtgtgtgcgtacctcaagaaccaacagtaagctccattaatagttcttcatgtgctgtggaatattctgtctctttgatttcagaccagtgtgtgtgcgtacctcaagaaccaacagtaagctacattaatagttctacatgtgctgtagaatattctgtctctttgatttcagaccagtgtgtgtgcgtacctcaagaaccaacagtaagctacattaatagttctacatgtgctgtggaatattctgtctcttttatttcagaccagtgtgtgtgcgtacctcaagaaccaacagtaagcctcattaatagttctacatgtgctgtagAATATTCAgtctctttgatttcagaccagtgtgtgtgcgtacctcaagaaccaacagtaagctacattaatagttctacatgtgctgtggaatattctgtctcttttatttcagaccagtgtgtgtgcgtacctcaagaaccaacagtaagcctcattaatagttctacatgtgctgtagAATATTCAgtctctttgatttcagaccagtgtgtgtgcgtacctcaagaaccaacagtaagctacattaatagttctacatgtgctgtggaatattctgtctcttttatttcagaccagtgtgtgtgcgtacctcaagaaccaacagtaagcctcattaatagttctacatgtgctgtagAATATTCAgtctctttgatttcagaccagtgtgtgtgcgtacctcaagaaccaacagtaagctacattaatagttctTCATGTGCTGTagaatattctgtctctttgatttcagaccagtgtgtgtgcgtacctcaagaaccaacagtaagctccattaatagttctacatgtgctgtggaatattctgtctcttttatttcagaccagtgtgtgtgcgtacctcaagaaccaacagtaagctccattaatagttcttcatgtgctgtggaatattttgtctctttgatttcagaccagtgtgtgcgtacctcaagaaccaacagtaagctacattaa
- the LOC135334138 gene encoding uncharacterized protein LOC135334138: MKAKRSPHSNPSVIKLLEEATESHSCSQHVPVLPKNWTVATDTETKKPVYQNKAAGETLSTPPGYPLHQTSAHPDVTFYGEPQEKEFTSSGGHADFDNGVEVTVPANAVPAGTSVGIKVQPSLAPRDVFMMPEGIQSASPSYLISGEGLNGEVTLSMEHHVRVSTQQEADDLLFLQADSSPKRSGSHSVYEYQVSEGRSKFTPGGNTGRLTLGTRLKNFFKIGQRRIKGKADSNLYTVRVYRSPPHTTGDRMALVIVSYFNRLFLDFLRRFEVDVIPREYPHLSSSPADMTIKQPLCFVKVDAVLELVCDPAWRSVPDQRTISQEEVDLPVIGQFLPEELQYYPPRIVCRFFPEQGAASCTTCTLSLCGFDKPVSVDMALLTPQRSVDTKQLKEATEVLRRTVGEMTTSQLGSTVDTVLSLMEKMTAALQSSSLSELTAHTDSIRTEIKAVLVVTRRVVQECTVQSISENMGASLSKMEILSHQLCHVARVKLRYCLDQSEETAALIDLVENGANLLRAVDRLLRDMHTLSGVSGNAGYSVLVSCSEKIVQSLSEDPKALALHLLSAGLITLSILEKTNELNETKREKATRLYTALLGVVKHHPHKYHEFVSTLRLNPLHTDLVTQLDSLSKT; encoded by the exons ATGAAGGCCAAGAGATCACCTCACTCTAACCCTTCAGTAATAAAGCTGTTGGAGGAAgctactgaatcacat tcaTGCTCGCAGCATGTTCCAGTCCTCCCTAAGAACTGGACCGTTGCCACTGACACAGAAAC gaagaagccagtcTACCAGAACAAGGCAGCAGGGGAAACCCTCTCCACGCCACCTGGAT ATCCCCTGCACCAAACCTCCGCACACCCTGATGTCACTTTTTATGGTGAACCTCAAGAGAAGGAGTTCACCTCCAGTGGTGGCCACGCTGACTTTGATAATGGAGTTGAAGTGACTGTTCCAGCTAATGCTGTCCCAGCAGGGACCTCTGTGGGCATTAAAGTCCAACCCAGCCTTGCCCCTAGGGATGTGTTTATGATGCCTGAGGGCATTCAATCTGCCAGTCCGTCCTACTTGATCTCTGGTGAAGGTCTAAACGGAGAGGTGACCCTGAGCATGGAGCATCATGTACGAGTGTCCACCCAACAAGAAGCTGATGACCTCCTCTTTCTCCAAGCTGACTCGTCTCCCAAGAGATCTGGTTCTCATAGTGTCTATGAGTACCAGGTATCAGAGggaaggtcaaagttcactccTGGAGGGAACACTGGGAGACTGACGCTGGGCACACGACTGAAGAACTTCTTTAAAATTGGTCAGAGAAGAATAAAAG GCAAAGCTGACAGTAACCTCTACACTGTCAGAGTCTACCggtctcctccacacacaactgGGGACAGAATGGCTCTTGTCATTGTCAGCTACTTTAACCGTTTGTTTCTcgat TTCTTGCGGAGGTTTGAGGTTGACGTCATTCCCCGAGAGTATCCACACTTGTCAAGTAGCCCTGCTGATATGACAATCAAACAACCTCTTTGTTTTGTCAAAGTCGATGCAGTACTGGAGCTAGTCTGTGACCCAGCCTGGAGGAGTGTGCCTGACCAGAGAACG ATTTCCCAAGAAGAAGTGGACCTGCCAGTGATTGGTCAGTTCTTGCCAGAGGAGCTTCAGTACTATCCACCCAGGATAGTGTGTCGGTTCTTCCCCGAGCAAGGAGCTGCCTCCTGCACCACATGCACTCTCTCACTGTGCGGCTTTGACAAGCCAGTCAGTGTGGACATGGCACTGCTCACTCCTCAGAGATCAGTGGACACTAAACAACTCAAG GAAGCCACTGAAGTACTGAGGAGAACAGTTGGTGAGATGACCACCTCACAGCTTGGCTCTACTGTGGATACTGTACTGTCACTAATGGAGAAAATGACAGCTGCACTTCA GTCATCTTCTCTGAGTGAGCTGACAGCCCACACTGACTCCATACGGACAGAGATAAAGGCTGTCCTTGTAGTGACCAGGAGGGTTGTCCAGGAGTGCACAGTACAGAGCATCAGTGAGAACATGGGAGCCAGTCTCTCTAAGATGGAgattttatctcaccagcTTTGTCATGTGGCCAGGGTCAAACTCAGATACTGTCTAG ACCAGTCAGAGGAGACAGCTGCTCTTATTGACCTGGTGGAGAATGGAGCTAATCTGTTGAGAGCTGTGGACCGTCTACTCAgggacatgcacacactcagtgGAGTCAGCG GTAACGCTGGCTACAGTGTGCTGGTGAGCTGCAGTGAGAAGATAGTCCAGTCACTCTCTGAGGACCCGAAGGCCTTGGCCCTCCACCTCCTGTCAGCTGGGCTCATCACTTTATCTATTCTTGAGAAAACCAACGAGTTGAATGAGACCAAGAGAGAGAAGGCCACCAGACTGTACACTGCCctgctgggtgtggtcaaacaccacccccacaagtACCACGAGTTTGTCTCCACTCTCAGACTCAACCCACTACACACTGACTTGGTCACACAATTAGATAGTTTGTCAAAGACATGA